Genomic window (Thomasclavelia spiroformis DSM 1552):
TGGATTACCTGAGGGATGGTTATGAATCACCATAATCCTACTACTACCACAAATTAATGCTTCTTTAAATATTTCTCTACCACTAATAATTGAAATATTATTACTACCAATAAAAACCGTTTTTTCTTTCATTACTTCTAATTTAGAATTTAAACATAAAATGATAACATGTTCTTGCTGTTCAAACATCAGCTTATCTTTAACTAAATAATATCCATCTTTAGGTTCTTTAATAACCGTCTGTTCCTTTTGAATTCCTTTGATTCTTTTTGTAAGCTCGATTACAGCAAGGATACTAATTGCTTTAGCCTTTTTTATTCCATTGATAGAAACTAGCTGATGATATGTGACATCTTTTAAATATGACAAACCGCCCACTTCATTAATAACCCGCTGTGCTAACTGTAATGCTGATTCTTTTTTACTACCCGTTCGTAATATCAATGCTAATAATTCATTATTAGTTAAACTATCAATCCCATAATAATAGGCTTTTTCACGAGGGCGTTCTTTTTCAGGATAATTTTTTATTTTCATGAGCTCAATTCTTTAATAATTGCTTCATAATTTTGTTGTTCAATATCATCTTTTAGTTCATTAGAAAATTTAACTTGTTTAATTACACATGTAATACCTTGTTCACTAATACCATTACCCATAGTCTTTGCCTCCTGTTCATTTAAAAATACTCCAGCTATAACTACAAAGTTATTATCTTTTTGATATTTGTAATTTGGTTGTTTTAAATTTGTTAACTGATTAATCATCTCATTGGCATTTTCTTCTTGCTTATATATTCCTACTTGAACTATGTAAGCATCAATTTCACTTTCAAGTGATGAAAAAACTTTTAAATAAAATCCACCAAATAATATCGACAACCCAACTGCACTAACTATTGCTAATCTAATTATCTTCATATTCTACCTCCAATAAAAGAATATGCTCATAATTATAAAATATGAAAGGCTAATAGCCTTTCATATTAGCGATTTCGTGTAATAGAATAATGAGTTTTAATTAATCTTGCAGTATTTAATCCCGCAACAACAGCAGCTATAGTAATAATAAATGGTAAAGCAAATCCACCATTAGTTTCTTTTTGTATACTGATTGGTAATTCTTTCATACTATCTCCATTCAATTGAAATAATTCTTGGAATTGAAATTCTTCCTGCTGAAGATCTTACCATTTTATAAACCGCCGCCCCAATTACAACACAAAAAACTACTGTTCCTATTCCACCGCCAGAAATCTCCATTTGACTACTTAATTGCAATTCATTCATTCTCGTCTTTCATCCTCCTTTTATTTCAAGGCCACACATCCACTAAACCTCTTATTATCTTTTACAATTAAAATAATTTTTTTACTACAAAAATATAAAAAAACCATTAACAAATGTTAATGGCTTAATAAATTACATCGTATCTAATTTTTCTTTAACTGCGTCATATTTTGATTGATAATCAGCTAATTTCTTTCTTTCTAATTCAACTTTTTCTTTTGGTGCTTTAGAAACAAATTTTTCATTAGCTAACATATTTTGACAACGTTTAATTTCTCCTTCAAGTTTACTTAATTGAGCTTGTAACTTTTCTTTTTCAGCATCTTTATCAATATAATCACCTAATTCTATTAATAAAGAATTACCACCTTTAATTGTAATATTTGCTACTTCACCAGTTGCTTTTAAATTGTAACCTGAACAAATTGCATTACATAATTTTTTAATATATGGTAAACATTGGTCCATTAAACTTTCTAACTGACTATCTTTTGTATCAATAATATATGCAACTTCAATTGCATTTTTAATTGTATATTGACTTCTAATTTCACGAATTCCTTTAACAATATCAATTAAATATGTAAATTGATCATTAATTTGTTCATCATTAAAATCTTCATTTACTTCTGGCCATGAAGCAATACAAATAGATTCTTCAAGATGTGGAATTGCTTGGAAAATTTCCTCAGTTACAAATGGCATAAATGGATGTAACATCTTTACAATAGCATTTAAAACATATACTAAAGTATTCAAACTTGCTTGTTTTTCAACTTCATTTTCACTATTTAAATGAACTTTAGTTAATTCAATATACCAAGAACAAAAATCATCCCAGATAAATTTATATAACTCTGTTCCAACATTAACAAATTCAAATTTATCCATATTAATATCTACTTCTCTAATCACTTCATTTAAGCGATTTAAAATCCACTTATCACATAAATTTAAATTGTCAAATGTTAAATCTTCATACTTCATCGATTCATCAATATTCATTAAAACAAATCTAGCGCTGTTCCAAATTTTATTAATAAAATTCCATGAAGATTCTAGCTTTTCAGGAATATAGCGTAAATCCATTCCTGGTGCCGAATTTGTTGTTAAAAAGAATCTAAGCGTATCAGCTCCATATTCATCAATAACATCCATTGGATCAACACCATTACCTAAAGACTTAGACATTTTACGTCCTTGTTCATCACGAATCAAACCATGAATCAATACATTTTCAAATGGTCTTTGATCAGTAAAGTGTAATGATTGGAAAATCATTCTACTTACCCAGAAAAAGATAATATCATAACCAGTTACTAAAGTATTAGTTGGGAAATAGCGTTTAAATAACTCACTATCTTCATTTGGCCAACCTAAAGTTGAAAATGGCCAAAGTGCACTAGAGAACCAAGTATCTAAAACATCTTCATCTTGTTTCCAATTTTCAATATCTTTAGGAGGTTGTTTACCTACATAAACTTCTCCAGTTTCTTTATGATACCAAGCAGGTACTTGATGACCCCACCATAATTGACGAGAAATACACCAATCTTCAATATTTTCCATCCATTGATTGAATGTTTTTTCAAAACGTTCTGGAACAAAATTTACTTTAGAATCTTTTAATTGATTATCTAGAGCCATCTTAGCTAGAGGTTTCATTTTTACAAACCATTGTTTAGATAAATATGGTTCAACAATAGCATTACTTCTTTCAGAATGTCCAACTTGATGCATATGTTTTTCAATATGATCAACGATTCCATTAGCTTCAAAATCAGCAACTAACGCTTTACGACATTCAAAACGATCCATTCCTTGATATTTATTTGCTAATTCATTCATTGTTCCATCATCATTCATACAAATTGGCATATCTAAATTATATTTTTTAGCTAAAGCAAAGTCATTAGGATCATGAGCTGGCGTACATTTCATAACTGCTGTTCCAAATGACATATCAATATAACTATCAGCCATAATTGGTAAAGGTTCTCCATTAGCTGGATTAATTGCCTTTTTACCTACTAAATGCGTATATCTTGTATCATCAGGGTGAACAAAAATTGCTTGATCGGCAAACATTGTTTCAGGACGGGTTGTTGCAATGACTAATTCTTCATCACTATCAACAATTTTATATTTGAAATAATACATTGCCCCTTCAATTTCTTTATGAATAACTTCAATATTACTTAATGCCGTACGTTGCATGGGATCCCAGTTAATGATTCTTTTACCTTGGTAAATCAATCCCTCATTATATAATTTAACAAATACTTCTTTAACCGCTTCACTTAATCCTTCATCTAAAGTAAAACGTTCTTTAGAATAATCAAGTGATAAACCTAATTTTTCCCATTGACTACGAATAATTGAGGCATATTCTTCTTTCCAAGACCATGCTTTTTTTAAAA
Coding sequences:
- the radC gene encoding RadC family protein, which gives rise to MKIKNYPEKERPREKAYYYGIDSLTNNELLALILRTGSKKESALQLAQRVINEVGGLSYLKDVTYHQLVSINGIKKAKAISILAVIELTKRIKGIQKEQTVIKEPKDGYYLVKDKLMFEQQEHVIILCLNSKLEVMKEKTVFIGSNNISIISGREIFKEALICGSSRIMVIHNHPSGNPKPSFEDIEITKRLYRMAEELEIEIVDHLIIGRNKFYSFASKEIIEV
- a CDS encoding SPOR domain-containing protein; its protein translation is MKIIRLAIVSAVGLSILFGGFYLKVFSSLESEIDAYIVQVGIYKQEENANEMINQLTNLKQPNYKYQKDNNFVVIAGVFLNEQEAKTMGNGISEQGITCVIKQVKFSNELKDDIEQQNYEAIIKELSS
- a CDS encoding valine--tRNA ligase; translated protein: MKKQLEPKYNHHKVEEGKYRKWIEKKYFEAGDTSKKPYSIVIPPPNVTGKLHLGHAWDTTLQDMIIRYKRMQGYDALWLPGMDHAGIATQAKVEARMQEEGVSRYDLGREGFLKKAWSWKEEYASIIRSQWEKLGLSLDYSKERFTLDEGLSEAVKEVFVKLYNEGLIYQGKRIINWDPMQRTALSNIEVIHKEIEGAMYYFKYKIVDSDEELVIATTRPETMFADQAIFVHPDDTRYTHLVGKKAINPANGEPLPIMADSYIDMSFGTAVMKCTPAHDPNDFALAKKYNLDMPICMNDDGTMNELANKYQGMDRFECRKALVADFEANGIVDHIEKHMHQVGHSERSNAIVEPYLSKQWFVKMKPLAKMALDNQLKDSKVNFVPERFEKTFNQWMENIEDWCISRQLWWGHQVPAWYHKETGEVYVGKQPPKDIENWKQDEDVLDTWFSSALWPFSTLGWPNEDSELFKRYFPTNTLVTGYDIIFFWVSRMIFQSLHFTDQRPFENVLIHGLIRDEQGRKMSKSLGNGVDPMDVIDEYGADTLRFFLTTNSAPGMDLRYIPEKLESSWNFINKIWNSARFVLMNIDESMKYEDLTFDNLNLCDKWILNRLNEVIREVDINMDKFEFVNVGTELYKFIWDDFCSWYIELTKVHLNSENEVEKQASLNTLVYVLNAIVKMLHPFMPFVTEEIFQAIPHLEESICIASWPEVNEDFNDEQINDQFTYLIDIVKGIREIRSQYTIKNAIEVAYIIDTKDSQLESLMDQCLPYIKKLCNAICSGYNLKATGEVANITIKGGNSLLIELGDYIDKDAEKEKLQAQLSKLEGEIKRCQNMLANEKFVSKAPKEKVELERKKLADYQSKYDAVKEKLDTM